From a single Osmerus mordax isolate fOsmMor3 chromosome 14, fOsmMor3.pri, whole genome shotgun sequence genomic region:
- the LOC136956448 gene encoding GTPase IMAP family member 4-like, with the protein MAGAPSNSPDVIRIVLVGNDGCGKSSSGNTILGREAFRTSCGFTSVTKTCESVYETVCGRPICLMDTPALSIPEAFPSAMLTGKTKTVFLLVMQLGRFTEEKRAVFQKMENIFGMELRERTMILFTHGDFLKQKSIEDFIHKGGDCLGRFIKQYGGRYHVFNNKSKDHRQVTELLEKISRIHILGKFEPEQKELRIVLVGKSGVGKSAAGNTILGRVAFKSKLSPSSVTSQCDKQRGEVEGMKVAVVDTPGVLDNLLKEKVITEIKKCISFSAPGPHVFLVVIQLGRFTPEEQETVKIIQNTFGVQAEKYTMVLFTHGDLLKDGSIEDFVKDSPELRNFIQTCQGGYHVFNNTDKNPSQVTQLLEKIKHMVRKNGGSHYTNEMFQEAERAIQEEKEKILRENEEQRNREMEQLKKQCKGEHQEELQKKHEAEAREKAERDNAFIRGCKIAAAVVVVAVAVGGGIAVGRAGGLVGQQTVRVGGTAAAAAAGALAGPAVAALRTVAKAAFEAAAVAAEIYISDKCTVM; encoded by the exons ATGGCAGGGGCTCCATCAAATA GTCCGGATGTTATAAGAATTGTATTAGTTGGGAATGATGGATGTGGGAAGAGCTcttcaggaaacaccatccttgGCCGGGAGGCATTCAGAACATCATGCGGGTTCACAAGTGTTACAAAGACTTGTGAGAGCGTTTATGAAACAGTGTGTGGTAGACCGATATGTCTCATGGACACTCCAGCACTGAGCATTCCAGAGGCGTTTCCTTCTGCAATGCTTACCGGTAAAACAAAAACAGTGTTTCTGCTAGTGATGCAGCTGGGCAGGTttacagaggagaagagggcagtATTCCAGAAAATGGAAAACATTTTTGGTATGGAGTTGAGAGAGCGGACCATGATCCTGTTCACTCATGGAGACTTCCTGAAGCAAAAGTCGATAGAGGATTTCATCCATAAGGGAGGTGACTGTCTGGGAAGATTTATCAAGCAGTATGGTGGCAGGTACCATGTCTTCAACAACAAGTCTAAGGATCACAGACAGGTGACAGAACTGTTGGAGAAGATAAGCAGAATACATATTTTGGGAAAGTTTG AACCAGAACAGAAGGAGCTAAGGATTGTTCTAGTAGGGAAGTCTGGCGTTGGTAAGAGTGcagcaggaaacaccatcctggggaGAGTGGCTTTCAAATCCAAGTTATCACCCTcttctgtgacatcacaatgTGATAAgcaaagaggagaggtggaagggatGAAAGTAGCAGTGGTCGACACTCCAGGTGTGTTGGACAACCTCCTTAAGGAAAAAGTAATTACAGAGATAAAGAAGTGCATCAGTTTCTCTGCTCCTGGTCCTCATGTGTTCCTGGTGGTAATCCAGCTGGGTAGATTCACACCGGAGGAACAAGAAACTGTGAAAATCATCCAGAACACCTTTGGTGTTCAGGCAGAGAAATACACAATGGTGTTGTTTACCCATGGAGACCTGCTCAAAGATGGATCCATAGAGGACTTTGTGAAGGACAGTCCAGAGCTTAGGAATTTCATTCAGACATGTCAGGGAGGATACCACGTCTTCAACAACACAGATAAGAATCCCTCTCAGGTCACCCAGCTACTGGAGAAGATAAAACACATGGTCAGGAAGAACGGAGGAAGCCACTACACCAACGAGATGTTCCAAGAGGCTGAGAGAGCGATacaagaggagaaagaaaagattctaagagagaatgaagagcagagaaacagagaaatggAGCAGTTGAAAAAACAATGTAAAGGCGAGCATCAAGAGGAGCTTCAGAAGAAACATGAGGCAGAGGCtcgagagaaggcagagagagacaatgcATTTATCCGTGGTTGTAAGAttgcagcagctgttgttgttgttgcagtaGCCGTAGGAGGTGGGATTGCAGTGGGAAGAGCAGGAGGTTTAGTTGGGCAGCAGACAGTTAGAGTAGGCGGtacagctgcagctgcagctgcaggaGCATTAGCTGGGCCAGCAGTAGCAGCATTAAGGACTGTTGCAAAGGCAGCTTTTGAAGCTGCAGCTGTAGCTGCTGAGATTTATATTTCTGATAAATGTACGGTCATGTGA
- the LOC136956451 gene encoding GTPase IMAP family member 9-like: MFSKSDARGQNKTEDLLRIVLVGKTGVGKSAVGNTILGREAFTSKLSPSSVTQHCDKKKGEVGGRKIAVLDTPGLFDTIDNEEAMTEIKKCISLSAPGPHVFLVVLQLGRFTPEEQETVKIIQTTFGFQAEKYTMLLFTHGDQLGPKDSVENFVKVSPALQSFLDICHGGYHVFRNKDENPSQVTELLKKINHMVGRNGGSHYTNEMFQEVEKVIQEEKEKILRENEEQRNREMELLKKQFEGEIQQKHQEELQKQQEELQKQKEELQKQQEELQKQQEELQKKHEEDARKKAERNNAFTQDNNCSKLRLVVVGLERVGKSAAGNTLLGRKDFKSGVDFKPLTLRSESRQAEVCGGSLTVVDTPGLLNGHLSEEVMREEMERALSLCAPGPHAFLLVIQLGRFTEQERKGMEALQEMMGTNVRDHTMVLFTYVRYPQVDTE; the protein is encoded by the exons ATGTTCAGCAAATCTGATGCACGTG GGCAAAACAAGACAGAGGATTTGTTGAGGATTGTTCTAGTAGGGAAGACTGGAGTTGGGAAGAGTGCAGtaggaaacaccatcctggggaGAGAGGCTTTCACATCCAAGTTATCACCCTCATCTGTAACACAACACTGTGATAAGAAAAAAGGAGAAGTGGGAGGCAGGAAAATTGCAGTGCTCGACACTCCAGGCTTGTTTGACACCATCGATAACGAAGAAGCAATGACAGAGATAAAGAAGTGCATCAGTTTATCTGCTCCTGGTCCTCATGTGTTCCTGGTGGTCCTCCAGCTGGGTAGATTCACACCAGAGGAACAAGAAACTGTGAAAATCATCCAGACCACCTTTGGTTTTCAGGCAGAGAAATACacaatgttgttgtttaccCATGGAGACCAGCTAGGACCAAAGGACTCCGTGGAGAACTTTGTAAAGGTCAGTCCAGCGCTTCAGAGTTTCCTTGACATATGTCATGGAGGATACCACGTCTTCAGAAACAAAGATGAGAATCCCTCTCAGGTCACTGAGCTACTGAAGAAGATAAACCACATGGTCGGGAGGAACGGAGGAAGCCACTACACCAACGAGATGTTCCAAGAGGTTGAGAAAGTGATAcaagaggagaaggaaaagattctgagagagaatgaagagcagagaaacagagaaatggAGCTGTTGAAAAAACAATTTGAAGGCGAGATTCAACAGAAGCATCAAGAGGAGCTTCAGAAGCAGCAAGAGGAGCTTCAGAAGCAGAAAGAGGAGCTTCAGAAGCAGCAAGAGGAGCTTCAGAAGCAGCAAGAGGAGCTTCAGAAGAAACATGAGGAAGACGCTCGAAagaaggcagagagaaacaATGCATTCACCC AAGACAACAATTGCAGTAAACTAAGGTTGGTGGTGGTTGGTCTTGAGAGAGTGGGCAAGAGTGCAGCAGGAAACACCCTCCTGGGGAGAAAAGACTTTAAGTCTGGGGTCGACTTCAAGCCACTCACTCTGAGGAGTGAGAGCAGACAGGCTGAGGTGTGTGGAGGCAGCCTGACTGTTGTGGACACTCCTGGCCTCCTGAACGGTCATCTGTCTGAAGAGGtaatgagagaggagatggagagagccttGTCACTGTGTGCCCCGGGTCCCCACGCCTTCCTCCTGGTCATCCAGCTGGGACGGTTCACTGAGcaagagaggaaagggatggAGGCACTGCAGGAGATGATGGGTACCAATGTCAGGGACCACACCATGGTTCTCTTTACTTATG TCAGGTATCCACAGGTGGAcacagagtga
- the zdhhc5a gene encoding palmitoyltransferase ZDHHC5-A, which yields MPGGGSKSGGVGGPSSSPPHTAPPSRPLRPSRYVPVSAATAFLVGSTTLFFCFTCPWLSEQFSVAVPIYNGVIFLFVLANFCMATFMDPGIFPRAEEDEDKEDDFRAPLYKTVEIRGIQVRMKWCSSCRFYRPPRCSHCSVCDNCVEDFDHHCPWVNNCIGRRNYRYFFLFLLSLTAHIMAVFGFGLVFILYHTQQLDRVHSAVTMVVMCVAGLFFIPVAGLTGFHIVLVARGRTTNEQVTGKFRGGVNPFTNGCWNNVSHVLCSSQAPRYLGRKRRVQTVAVQPPFLRPQLTEDQLAAKVLDNGIQGDLHRSKSSLEMMESQSCDAEPPPPPKPELRYPGLSRSTAAHTEESSLLNKAPPTPTMYKYRPTYSSPGKNHTALTHAYANQISRGESLKESSSLLQTSQQAGFRSEPSLDVPPGDRGGGGGDRGGGGGGGAAGIPGYSLGGRSYPSFSDPTVLAGGGVASRSSSVRSTHISTHVSEATTSTSYKSLANQSPPPRNGSLSYDSLLTPSDSPDFESAAPELSPGRSRTPAPPGHAPSLGYSSPYLSAQITQQREAELHNNSALLCSPHRSTHYLHRSSSSSSPPPPPPERERLLHEASHHHHRHPHQPPPSSSAPLPPGGIPHHHHHHHHHHHHSSSGHSSRPPRFSRPPVLSESGAPHHYPYRTRSTDTPLAPSTHPPRGPHPPPLGKSLSYSSAAAAEMQYRMVHKASASAGQGGGGGMGGGGGGIQAPKDEIQMKSFSRTNGQPRSSLSQSPASSTPSSPSHPISVSTRPGQAHPSAAATQSPAHKTGGGVKKVTGVGGTTYEISV from the exons gtgtccGTGGCTGTCGGAGCAATTCTCGGTTGCCGTGCCAATCTACAACGGGGTCATCTTCCTGTTTGTTCTGGCCAATTTCTGCATGGCCACCTTCATGGACCCTGGTATCTTccccagag cggaggaggacgaggataaAGAGGATGATTTCCGCGCTCCTCTCTACAAGACGGTGGAGATCAGAGGGATCCAGGTCAGGATGAAGTGGTGCTCCTCCTGCCGCTTCTACAGACCCCCTCGCTGCTcacactgctctgtgtgtgacaACTGtgtggag GACTTTGATCACCACTGTCCCTGGGTGAACAACTGCATCGGCAGAAGGAACTACCGCTacttcttcctgttcctcctctccctcaccgctcacatCATGGCCGTGTTCGGCTTCGGCCTGGTGTTCATCCTCTACCACACTCAGCAGCTGGACCGCGTCCACTCTGCTGTCAC tatggtggttatgtgtgtggctggactcttcttcatcccagtaGCCGGTCTGACTGGGTTCCACATTGTACTGGTGGCCCGGGGGAGAACCACCAATGAACAG gtgacgGGGAAGTTCCGAGGAGGAGTGAACCCCTTCACTAACGGCTGCTGGAACAACGTCTCCCACGTTCTCTGCAGTTCCCAGGCCCCcag GTACCTGGGCAGGAAGAGGCGTGTCCAGACTGTGGCGGTCCAGCCGCCCTTCCTGCGGCCACAGCTCACAGAAGACCAGCTGGCCGCCAAGGTGCTTGACAACGGTATCCAAGGAGACCTGCATCGG TCTAAGAGTAGTCTCGAGATGATGGAGAGCCAGTCATGTGACGCggagccccctccccctcccaaacCTGAGCTCAGATACCCTGGGCTGAGCAGGAGCACCGCTGCACACACCGAGG AGAGTAGTCTGCTGAACAAAGCCCCGCCCACTCCCACCATGTACAAGTACAGACCCACCTATAGCAGCCCAGGAAAGAACCACACCGCCCTCACACATGCCTATGccaaccag ataAGTCGAGGAGAGAGTCTGAAGGAgtcgtcctccctcctccagaccagTCAGCAGGCAGGCTTCCGCTCCGAGCCCAGCCTCGACGTTCCTccgggggacagggggggaggcgggggggacagggggggaggaggagggggaggagccgcaGGTATTCCTGGTTATTCCCTTGGGGGGcggtcctacccctccttctCAGACCCCACTGTTCTAGCCGGAGGGGGCGTGGCCTCCCGTTCCTCAAGCGTTCGCTCCACCCACATCTCCACCCACGTCTCCGAGGCAACCACCTCAACAAGCTACAAAAGCCTGGCCAATCAGAGCCCTCCTCCACGGAACGGCAGCCTATCGTACGACAGCCTGCTCACGCCCTCCGACAGCCCGGATTTTGAGTCGGCTGCCCCTGAGCTGAGCCCCGGGAGATCCCGTACGCCTGCCCCGCCAGGCCACGCCCCCTCTCTGGGCTACAGCTCTCCCTACCTATCAGCTCAGATCACCCAGCAGAGGGAGGCGGAGCTCCACAATAACTccgccctcctctgctccccccacCGTTCCACCCACTACCTTCaccgctcttcctcctcctcctcccctccccctcctcccccagaaaGGGAACGCCTCCTCCACGAggcctcccaccaccaccaccgccacccccaccagcccccaccctcttcctccgcccccctgccccccggtggtatcccccaccaccaccaccatcaccaccaccaccatcaccatagCAGCAGCGGACACAGCTCCCGCCCCCCCCGCTTCTCCCGCCCCCCCGTCTTATCCGAGTCGGGGGCCCCCCACCACTACCCGTACCGCACACGCTCCACGGACACGCCTCTGgcgccctccacccaccccccccgcggcccccacccccctcccctgggcaAGTCGCTGTCCTACTCCAGCGCGGCGGCTGCAGAGATGCAGTACCGCATGGTCCACAAAGCCTCGGCCTCggcaggacaggggggaggaggagggatggggggaggaggaggagggatccaGGCCCCTAA GGATGAGATTCAGATGAAGTCTTTCAGCCGGACCAATGGACAGCCCAGGTCTTCCCTCTCCCaatcccctgcctcctccactccttcctccccctctcacccaatCAGCGTGTCCACCCGGCCTGGACAGGCCCATCCCAGCGCAGCGGCCACCCAGAGCCCCGCCCACAAGACAGGGGGCGGGGTGAAGAAGGTGACTGGCGTCGGAGGGACGACCTATGAGATTTCAGTCTGA